In a genomic window of Salminus brasiliensis chromosome 12, fSalBra1.hap2, whole genome shotgun sequence:
- the tac4 gene encoding tachykinin-4 isoform X2 produces MVLLRLCVLAVVFYAQVYTTAAAPSEDRAAWSMENWQDDPQDSGLTLHFTDLLKRSKSHQFHGLMGRSAGNPQPQRHGNKGEMFVGLMGRRSSNGDYQEDLETPLLY; encoded by the exons ATGGTGCTCCTGAGGCTGTGCGTGTTGGCTGTGGTGTTTTACGCGCAGGTTTACACCACTGCAGCTGCTCCCAGTGAGGACAGGGCTGCTTGGTCCATGGAAAACTGGCAG GATGACCCGCAGGACAGCGGCCTGACCCTGCACTTCACCGACCTGCTGAAGCGCTCCAAATCACATCAGTTCCACGGCTTAATGGGCCGCAGCGCAG GAAACCCTCAACCTCAACGACACG GAAATAAAGGAGAGATGTTTGTTGGGCTGATGGGAAGGAGATCCTCCAATGGGG ATTATCAAGAAGACCTGGAGACGCCGCTGCTGTACTGA
- the tac4 gene encoding tachykinin-4 isoform X1, translated as MVLLRLCVLAVVFYAQVYTTAAAPSEDRAAWSMENWQDDPQDSGLTLHFTDLLKRSKSHQFHGLMGRSAGNPQPQRHGRKRNKGEMFVGLMGRRSSNGDYQEDLETPLLY; from the exons ATGGTGCTCCTGAGGCTGTGCGTGTTGGCTGTGGTGTTTTACGCGCAGGTTTACACCACTGCAGCTGCTCCCAGTGAGGACAGGGCTGCTTGGTCCATGGAAAACTGGCAG GATGACCCGCAGGACAGCGGCCTGACCCTGCACTTCACCGACCTGCTGAAGCGCTCCAAATCACATCAGTTCCACGGCTTAATGGGCCGCAGCGCAG GAAACCCTCAACCTCAACGACACGGTAGGAAAA GAAATAAAGGAGAGATGTTTGTTGGGCTGATGGGAAGGAGATCCTCCAATGGGG ATTATCAAGAAGACCTGGAGACGCCGCTGCTGTACTGA